The following proteins come from a genomic window of Sorghum bicolor cultivar BTx623 chromosome 3, Sorghum_bicolor_NCBIv3, whole genome shotgun sequence:
- the LOC8059386 gene encoding protein TIFY 9 has translation MDTSSGDLTNGGGATSSAQTTTKPLTMFYNGGVAVFHLPQDKAEVVMNMAAGEDGGGGGRHLQPNHGDELLAKLRQGMPAASKISLQRFFQKRKERLYGP, from the exons ATGGACACCTCCTCCGGCGACCTCaccaacggcggcggcgccacctcCAGCGCCCAGACGACAACGAAGCCTCTGACCATGTTCTACAACGGCGGCGTCGCCGTGTTCCATCTCCCACAAGATAAG GCGGAGGTTGTCATGAACATGGCGGCGGgtgaggacggcggcggcggcggccgccaccTGCAGCCAAACCACGGCGACGAGTTGCTCGCCAAGTTGAGACAAG GGATGCCCGCGGCAAGCAAGATATCTCTGCAGCGTTTCTTCCAGAAGCGCAAGGAGAG